The proteins below come from a single Ignavibacteriales bacterium genomic window:
- a CDS encoding VOC family protein — MTKILQNHYVLAVHDLRVSSTFFEKLGFQIVSEPGGWIFLERDNCMVMLGKCLDALPPSKLGDHSYFGYLCVDNVDSYYEDLKGKGIKILSPIDTKPWEMREFSVASPEGHRITIGQWIEKTKT; from the coding sequence ATGACAAAGATACTTCAGAATCATTACGTACTCGCTGTTCATGATCTTCGAGTGTCATCAACATTTTTTGAGAAACTTGGCTTTCAGATAGTATCAGAGCCCGGAGGATGGATATTCCTTGAACGAGATAATTGTATGGTAATGCTTGGAAAGTGTCTTGATGCCTTGCCTCCGAGCAAGCTTGGTGATCATAGCTATTTTGGCTATCTGTGCGTTGACAATGTGGATAGTTATTATGAAGATCTAAAAGGAAAAGGGATTAAGATTCTCTCCCCAATCGATACAAAGCCTTGGGAAATGCGTGAATTTTCCGTTGCATCACCAGAGGGCCATAGGATAACGATCGGTCAATGGATTGAAAAAACAAAAACTTAA
- a CDS encoding dihydrofolate reductase family protein, with product MRKVVFAINITADGYCSHTDGIVDEELHKYFTEVLRNANLLLFGRITYQLMVPYWPDVAKKQSETEAINEFARVFDSLDIVVFTTTLKHVEGNKTRIVRANVAEEVLALKQQHGKDICVGSLSIASQLSERGLIDEYHFVVHPVIAGKGPRLFETVKLQERLRLDFAGAKTFRSGVVALQYKKQT from the coding sequence ATGAGAAAGGTTGTTTTCGCAATCAATATCACTGCAGACGGATACTGCAGTCACACGGACGGGATTGTAGATGAAGAGCTGCACAAGTACTTCACGGAGGTGCTTCGCAATGCGAACCTCCTGCTATTCGGCCGGATCACGTACCAACTAATGGTTCCTTATTGGCCGGATGTCGCCAAGAAGCAATCGGAGACAGAAGCAATTAATGAGTTCGCCCGCGTGTTCGACTCACTCGACATTGTCGTATTCACAACGACATTGAAACACGTTGAAGGAAATAAAACGAGAATCGTACGAGCAAACGTTGCGGAAGAAGTGCTCGCGCTGAAGCAACAGCATGGAAAAGACATCTGTGTGGGGAGTTTGAGCATTGCGTCCCAGCTTTCGGAACGCGGTTTGATCGACGAGTATCATTTTGTGGTACACCCGGTGATCGCAGGAAAGGGACCGCGGTTATTCGAAACCGTGAAGCTCCAGGAGAGACTTCGGCTGGATTTTGCCGGTGCGAAAACCTTTCGATCCGGCGTCGTTGCTCTTCAATACAAAAAGCAGACGTGA
- a CDS encoding DinB family protein translates to MEIELLIEFCRAVRESTIKRLAIVPEGYENWKVSPGALSFSEIAKHIIDLDNWLIEKIKNPGIKSIETETAITKDCDSNGYKELINNLKEVLETKIEFIKTFDEDSLNKKIFDDRFNSEVSIAWIILRGNIDHEIHHRGQIAVYLRVLKDKNIIII, encoded by the coding sequence ATGGAAATCGAATTATTAATAGAATTCTGCAGAGCAGTTAGAGAGTCAACAATAAAAAGACTGGCAATAGTTCCGGAAGGTTATGAAAACTGGAAAGTAAGTCCCGGTGCATTAAGTTTTTCAGAAATAGCAAAACACATAATTGATCTGGATAACTGGTTAATTGAAAAAATAAAAAACCCGGGCATTAAATCAATTGAGACTGAAACCGCAATTACAAAAGATTGTGACAGCAATGGATATAAAGAATTAATAAATAACCTAAAAGAAGTTCTCGAAACTAAAATAGAATTCATTAAAACATTTGATGAGGATAGTCTGAATAAAAAGATATTCGATGATAGATTCAATTCAGAAGTAAGTATTGCATGGATAATATTGCGTGGAAATATCGACCATGAAATTCATCATCGAGGTCAAATAGCAGTTTATCTTAGAGTGTTAAAAGATAAAAATATAATAATAATTTAA
- a CDS encoding redoxin family protein — translation MVTKTTRMLKIFLSLIAIIIGAQNMYSQQKVLDIYEKPSLQIIGDSSDTKLTIEYKIPYPAFVELKIYDRLGFLSSVPVYSFQDAGVHSIIIDKNNLNVGYHSIYLQLNHDRESSVEKSFDHNFNGKYFTSSRKEENYLNRAMMSTAQAPEKSKLLYDTLLTKYPNWMDRRALFSYALITYMIVSDSLSVSSIIDSIENYSPNSEVYNMIAMTPAYLKKYLPIGIKYAQKAIDNIDDLPLHYRNSKLFDYKRNLGENYLANSDYELAIKTYLEALTTYQTLPAYDLSVKYEFDLSILSKLGMIYEIEKKYEFAKSYYKIALTKDPTDEDNWLALQRIYTILNHSDEGYNSYKENFIKTIPKEKLIETKTYKYVGKTFPRFSLKTIDDKKHDETEIKGKVTVINYWAYWCGTCLEERPDLEKIYNDFKNEKFSLLSMHSQIGLFNNLEEETELVKNVLKKYPTSFPTLIQTNDNKTPRIGVNAVPTTVILDKKGVVRFEEIGYDKFQFYDRVKKNILQLLEEK, via the coding sequence ATGGTTACAAAAACAACAAGAATGCTAAAAATATTTTTGTCATTGATTGCTATTATCATCGGTGCACAAAATATGTACTCTCAACAAAAAGTGTTAGATATTTATGAAAAACCATCATTACAAATAATTGGTGACTCTTCAGACACAAAATTAACCATTGAGTATAAAATCCCTTATCCTGCTTTTGTTGAATTGAAAATATATGATAGACTTGGATTTCTCTCTTCGGTTCCCGTCTATTCTTTTCAAGATGCCGGTGTGCATTCCATAATCATTGATAAAAATAATCTTAATGTCGGGTATCACTCTATTTATCTGCAATTAAATCATGATAGAGAATCCTCAGTTGAAAAAAGTTTTGACCATAATTTTAACGGCAAGTACTTTACTTCTTCTAGGAAAGAAGAGAATTATCTCAATAGAGCAATGATGTCCACAGCCCAAGCGCCAGAAAAATCAAAACTTCTTTATGACACATTATTAACAAAATATCCCAACTGGATGGATAGACGTGCATTATTCTCATATGCGTTAATTACTTATATGATTGTATCTGACAGCCTTTCCGTTTCCAGCATTATTGATAGCATCGAGAATTATTCTCCAAATTCAGAAGTTTACAATATGATAGCAATGACGCCGGCCTATCTTAAAAAATATCTTCCTATCGGTATTAAATATGCGCAAAAGGCAATAGATAATATTGATGATTTGCCACTCCATTACAGAAATAGTAAGCTATTTGATTATAAAAGGAATCTTGGTGAAAACTATTTAGCAAATAGTGATTATGAATTGGCAATCAAAACATATTTAGAAGCTCTCACTACTTACCAAACTCTACCTGCATATGATCTATCCGTTAAATATGAATTCGATTTATCTATTTTGAGTAAACTTGGAATGATATACGAAATAGAAAAAAAATATGAGTTCGCAAAATCATACTACAAAATTGCTTTAACAAAGGATCCTACAGACGAGGATAATTGGCTGGCATTGCAGAGGATATATACAATTCTAAATCATTCAGATGAGGGCTATAACAGTTACAAAGAAAACTTTATAAAGACAATTCCAAAAGAAAAACTTATCGAGACAAAAACTTATAAATATGTTGGGAAAACATTCCCCCGTTTCTCACTAAAAACTATTGATGATAAGAAACACGATGAAACTGAAATAAAAGGGAAAGTCACAGTAATTAATTATTGGGCTTATTGGTGTGGTACATGTTTAGAGGAAAGACCTGATTTGGAAAAAATATACAATGATTTCAAAAATGAGAAGTTCTCATTATTAAGCATGCATTCTCAAATTGGTCTTTTTAATAATTTGGAGGAAGAAACAGAACTTGTAAAGAACGTATTGAAAAAATACCCGACTTCTTTTCCAACACTGATACAGACGAATGATAATAAAACTCCAAGGATTGGTGTTAATGCTGTCCCTACGACTGTAATATTAGATAAAAAAGGAGTAGTCAGATTTGAGGAAATAGGATATGATAAGTTTCAATTTTATGATCGCGTGAAGAAGAATATTCTTCAGTTATTAGAAGAAAAATAA
- the thyX gene encoding FAD-dependent thymidylate synthase, giving the protein MENQTEVFEKIKIDSLEEILGKKFPVLDDGFVRVIDYMGSDESIVQAARVSYGKGTKKVNEDRGLIRYLLRNFHTTPFEMCEIKLHVRVPMDTWRQWIRHRTANVNEYSTRYSLAIDSSQKTNTGEWRFQAIDNKQGSEGFFDPALGSKLSEREEELQQFAREIYQERLQLGVAREQARKDLPLSTYTEAYWKIDLHNLLNFLALRMDAHAQFEIRSYANVIGNEIVSKWCPIAWEAFKDYRMNSMSFTALELQIMKQMFAGKDQEAKMLAEEFGWLKMVEGKLSKNRERIEFESKLETLGLKKPWG; this is encoded by the coding sequence ATGGAAAACCAAACAGAAGTTTTTGAAAAAATAAAAATTGATTCGCTCGAAGAGATTCTCGGTAAAAAGTTTCCGGTACTCGATGACGGTTTTGTACGTGTGATCGATTACATGGGGAGCGATGAATCAATTGTACAGGCGGCAAGAGTTTCTTACGGTAAAGGGACTAAAAAAGTTAATGAGGACAGGGGACTGATCCGTTATCTTCTGCGCAACTTTCATACAACACCGTTCGAGATGTGCGAAATCAAATTGCACGTCCGCGTTCCAATGGACACATGGCGGCAATGGATTCGTCACCGTACGGCGAATGTAAACGAATATTCAACACGTTACTCACTCGCAATCGATTCGTCTCAAAAAACAAATACCGGGGAATGGCGTTTTCAGGCAATAGATAATAAGCAGGGAAGCGAGGGATTCTTTGATCCTGCACTCGGCAGTAAATTATCCGAGCGTGAAGAAGAACTTCAGCAATTTGCCCGTGAGATTTATCAAGAGCGTCTGCAGCTTGGCGTTGCGCGCGAGCAGGCACGCAAAGATCTTCCGCTCTCAACCTACACAGAAGCATATTGGAAAATTGATCTCCATAACCTTCTTAACTTTCTTGCACTTCGAATGGATGCCCATGCGCAATTTGAAATCCGCAGTTACGCTAATGTTATAGGAAACGAAATTGTAAGTAAATGGTGTCCTATAGCATGGGAAGCATTCAAAGATTACCGAATGAACTCGATGAGCTTTACCGCTCTCGAATTACAGATAATGAAACAAATGTTTGCGGGCAAAGATCAAGAAGCTAAAATGCTTGCCGAAGAATTCGGATGGCTTAAAATGGTTGAGGGAAAACTTTCAAAGAACCGCGAACGAATAGAATTTGAAAGCAAACTGGAAACTCTTGGATTGAAGAAGCCGTGGGGATGA
- a CDS encoding glycerate kinase, which yields MDNLKQFKILIAPNSFKECADSVEITEFIKASLFRLLPDEIKSKIDFWLKPISDGGDGFLQVCQRNFGVEFLHFEISNSFNGDKFFCPVGYYQETKTLYIESAEVLGLKLIPEEFRKPLSLSSRGMGDLLLQIFDSVNAGIMDVEKIVVGIGGTGTNDLGMGMMEVFGLEFYDAKDNKLEVLPKNFSLVEKIVAPEVELPFKLELIIDVENPLLGINGASLLFAEQKGATDEESVIMEKGFIHLLDQLEIDEEIQTSLSGAGGGIAAAMKIFFNGEIKYADDFIKNDLKVHAEVTDLDYVITGEGKLDSQTFLNKGAFIVVNEFAERNIPITFICGSTDGDLPKIDTLKVIEIGEYFDSVEESIQKIDQGIEIACRKISKEIIQLFTKKISKK from the coding sequence TTGGATAATCTAAAACAATTTAAAATCTTAATTGCACCAAACAGTTTTAAGGAATGTGCCGATTCAGTCGAAATCACGGAATTCATAAAAGCTTCACTCTTCAGATTATTACCGGATGAGATCAAATCCAAAATTGATTTTTGGCTTAAGCCGATTTCAGACGGCGGCGACGGATTTCTGCAAGTCTGCCAAAGAAATTTCGGCGTTGAATTTCTCCATTTCGAAATCTCAAATTCTTTTAATGGAGATAAATTTTTCTGCCCGGTCGGTTATTATCAAGAAACTAAAACTTTGTATATCGAATCAGCTGAAGTGTTGGGCTTGAAATTAATTCCAGAAGAATTTAGAAAACCGCTCTCTCTTTCTTCAAGAGGAATGGGAGATCTTCTTCTTCAAATCTTTGATTCCGTTAATGCCGGAATAATGGATGTTGAAAAAATAGTTGTCGGCATCGGCGGAACCGGTACGAACGATCTGGGTATGGGAATGATGGAAGTTTTTGGTCTTGAGTTTTACGACGCAAAGGATAATAAACTGGAAGTATTGCCTAAAAACTTTTCGCTCGTTGAAAAAATTGTTGCTCCTGAAGTAGAGCTTCCATTCAAATTGGAATTGATAATTGATGTGGAAAATCCGCTTCTCGGAATTAACGGCGCAAGTTTATTATTCGCAGAACAAAAAGGCGCGACGGATGAAGAATCCGTTATAATGGAAAAAGGTTTTATTCACTTATTGGATCAACTTGAAATTGATGAAGAAATACAGACCAGCTTGAGCGGTGCCGGCGGCGGAATTGCAGCGGCAATGAAAATATTTTTTAACGGCGAGATAAAATATGCCGATGATTTCATCAAGAACGATTTGAAAGTTCATGCGGAAGTTACCGATCTTGATTATGTTATCACCGGAGAAGGGAAACTGGATTCGCAAACATTCTTAAATAAAGGCGCGTTCATTGTTGTAAACGAATTTGCCGAGAGGAATATTCCGATAACGTTTATATGCGGCAGTACCGACGGCGATTTGCCGAAAATTGATACTTTGAAAGTGATCGAGATTGGAGAATATTTTGATTCGGTCGAGGAATCAATTCAGAAGATTGATCAAGGTATTGAGATTGCTTGCAGAAAAATCAGCAAAGAGATCATACAGCTTTTTACAAAGAAAATATCCAAGAAATAA
- a CDS encoding HIT domain-containing protein, which yields MEKLWSPWRSNYIDSFKTKKDSDACVFCEAPKLPIEDDNSLLVYKNESCYVMLNLYPYNSGHLLIIPYRHQSDINALNENEMNEMMKMVQLSIKALDITMKPQGYNFGANLGKAAGAGIDSHIHFHVVPRWSGDINFMPAVGEVKIISQDLLQTKKNLINAFEQLLKR from the coding sequence ATGGAAAAACTCTGGTCGCCCTGGCGCTCAAATTATATAGATTCTTTTAAGACTAAGAAGGATTCCGACGCATGCGTATTTTGCGAAGCGCCGAAACTTCCGATTGAAGATGATAATTCTCTTCTTGTCTATAAAAATGAATCGTGTTATGTGATGCTTAACTTATACCCGTATAACAGCGGACATCTTTTAATTATTCCTTACCGTCATCAAAGCGATATAAACGCGCTTAACGAAAATGAAATGAATGAAATGATGAAGATGGTTCAGCTTTCGATTAAAGCTCTTGATATTACAATGAAACCGCAAGGTTATAACTTCGGTGCAAACCTTGGTAAAGCTGCCGGAGCCGGTATTGACTCACACATTCATTTTCACGTTGTACCGCGTTGGAGTGGAGATATTAATTTTATGCCGGCAGTCGGTGAGGTAAAAATAATTTCCCAGGATCTATTACAAACGAAGAAAAATTTAATTAATGCATTCGAACAATTATTAAAAAGGTAG
- the fusA gene encoding elongation factor G translates to MKEYNAEAIRNIALVGHGGSGKTTISEILLFTGGEINRIGKVEEGNTTSDFNSNEIEKRISIAASPLHVEWNNIKINILDTPGFPDFIGQVISSLHVADVAISVIKSFEGVEVGTEQTWEVVKKNKLPAAVIINKCDNEHSKFFETIAQAKTRLSHDITVVSFPVKEGLNFNSVIDLVKMKMITYGDAGSKKITEEEIPAELKAHADKLREVLVEKIAESNEELMNKFFEEGNLSDDEIQKGLKISIISGGLIPAFAFAGSKGIGQNTFLEYVVKYFPAPNEREPLEVTMKEGGKKVKLACDVKGEPALLIFKSLSEQHVGELSIFKVYSGSLVPGMDLQNTHRDKIERLGQIYVLNGHNRKDIAKLNAGDIGAVVKLKDSHTGDTLCSKNFTIILPEIEYPEPVIRFAVKPKAKGDEDKISAALHTAHEEEPTLRTKFDGEISQTIVSGQGELQLNLGIKLLKDRYAVDVELVEPRIPYRETVKGKCEDSEYKHKKQSGGRGQYGHVHLKIEPLPRGTGYEFVDAIVGGVVPGRFIPAVEKGLKEIMAKGILTGSKVVDVRVTLFDGTYHAVDSDEVSFKIAASQAFKKGFLEARPMLLEPIYDINVKIPEKYMGDVMGDISGRRGKIQNMDSDNSFQIIKAKVPLAELHKYSTQLRSLTSGRGMFAMSFSHYEEVPKETEGKVIEDYQKHKEEEAE, encoded by the coding sequence TTGAAAGAGTATAATGCAGAAGCTATTAGAAACATAGCGCTTGTGGGTCATGGAGGAAGTGGTAAAACTACGATTTCGGAAATTCTTTTGTTCACCGGAGGAGAAATAAATCGTATTGGAAAAGTTGAAGAGGGAAACACTACTTCTGATTTTAATTCCAACGAAATTGAAAAAAGAATTTCAATTGCAGCATCGCCTCTTCATGTTGAATGGAACAACATCAAAATAAATATACTTGACACTCCGGGCTTCCCGGATTTTATCGGTCAGGTTATTTCATCTTTGCATGTTGCGGATGTAGCTATATCGGTGATTAAGAGTTTTGAAGGTGTTGAGGTTGGGACAGAACAAACATGGGAAGTAGTCAAAAAAAATAAACTTCCCGCCGCAGTCATAATAAACAAATGCGATAACGAACATTCCAAATTTTTTGAAACGATTGCTCAAGCAAAAACACGTTTGAGCCACGATATTACGGTCGTCTCTTTCCCGGTAAAAGAAGGTTTGAATTTTAATTCTGTTATTGATCTTGTAAAGATGAAAATGATTACTTACGGTGACGCCGGTTCTAAAAAAATTACCGAAGAAGAAATTCCAGCCGAATTGAAAGCGCACGCGGATAAGTTGAGAGAAGTTCTTGTTGAGAAAATTGCGGAATCCAACGAAGAGTTGATGAACAAATTCTTTGAAGAAGGGAATTTGAGCGATGATGAAATTCAAAAAGGTTTAAAGATATCAATCATTAGCGGCGGATTAATTCCGGCATTCGCGTTCGCAGGATCGAAAGGGATCGGGCAGAACACATTTTTAGAATATGTTGTTAAATATTTCCCGGCACCTAACGAAAGAGAACCTCTGGAAGTCACAATGAAAGAGGGCGGTAAAAAAGTTAAATTAGCATGTGATGTAAAAGGTGAGCCTGCTCTTCTAATTTTCAAATCATTATCGGAACAGCATGTGGGCGAACTTTCTATCTTCAAAGTTTATTCAGGTTCGCTCGTTCCGGGAATGGATCTTCAAAACACACACAGAGATAAAATTGAACGCTTAGGCCAAATTTATGTTCTTAACGGACACAATAGAAAAGATATCGCAAAATTAAATGCAGGAGATATCGGCGCGGTTGTAAAATTGAAAGACAGTCATACCGGCGATACGCTCTGTTCAAAAAATTTCACAATTATTCTTCCGGAAATTGAATACCCTGAACCGGTAATCCGTTTTGCTGTAAAACCGAAAGCAAAAGGAGATGAAGATAAAATTTCCGCAGCATTGCACACGGCACATGAAGAAGAACCAACGCTCAGAACAAAATTCGACGGTGAAATTTCTCAGACGATTGTTTCGGGACAAGGTGAACTTCAACTGAATCTTGGCATTAAATTATTGAAAGACCGTTATGCGGTTGATGTGGAATTAGTTGAACCGAGAATTCCTTACAGAGAAACAGTAAAAGGAAAATGTGAAGACTCCGAATACAAGCATAAAAAACAATCCGGCGGACGCGGTCAATACGGTCATGTTCATTTAAAAATTGAGCCTCTTCCAAGAGGAACCGGTTATGAATTTGTTGACGCGATTGTAGGAGGTGTTGTGCCCGGCCGTTTCATCCCCGCAGTTGAAAAAGGATTGAAAGAAATTATGGCCAAGGGAATTTTAACCGGCAGCAAAGTTGTTGACGTTAGAGTCACATTGTTTGACGGTACTTATCATGCAGTTGATTCCGATGAAGTTTCATTCAAGATTGCCGCATCACAAGCATTCAAGAAAGGTTTTCTTGAAGCAAGACCGATGCTTCTCGAGCCGATCTATGATATCAATGTAAAGATTCCGGAAAAATATATGGGCGATGTTATGGGTGATATTTCGGGACGGCGCGGAAAAATCCAAAACATGGATTCCGATAATTCATTCCAGATTATTAAAGCAAAAGTACCTTTGGCGGAACTTCACAAGTATTCAACTCAGCTCCGGAGCCTAACATCTGGGCGCGGAATGTTCGCAATGAGTTTTTCTCATTATGAGGAAGTGCCGAAAGAGACCGAAGGCAAGGTTATTGAAGATTATCAAAAGCATAAAGAAGAAGAAGCAGAATAA
- a CDS encoding YtxH domain-containing protein: MQNEENGMGKGLLIGFLTGAAVGSIIALLYAPKSGKELREDIKNKSQDLIEDADEYLSKAKDKASQLINEGKKKSEKLVAETKEKVDTLLGEAEKILSEAKDKAGNVAHLGKEKIEKESERLKTAIKAGMDAYKTEKDA, encoded by the coding sequence ATGCAGAATGAAGAAAATGGAATGGGAAAAGGATTGTTGATTGGCTTCCTAACTGGAGCTGCAGTAGGTTCAATAATTGCACTTCTCTATGCACCAAAATCCGGTAAAGAATTACGCGAAGATATTAAAAACAAGTCGCAAGATTTAATTGAAGATGCCGATGAGTATCTTTCAAAAGCTAAAGACAAAGCTTCTCAACTAATTAATGAGGGTAAAAAAAAATCCGAAAAATTGGTTGCTGAGACTAAAGAAAAAGTTGATACGCTCTTAGGCGAAGCAGAAAAAATATTAAGCGAAGCTAAAGATAAAGCTGGCAATGTTGCACATTTAGGAAAAGAAAAAATTGAAAAGGAAAGTGAGCGTTTGAAAACAGCAATTAAGGCGGGTATGGATGCGTACAAAACCGAGAAGGATGCGTAA
- a CDS encoding septation protein SpoVG family protein, translated as MKIVRMNPLENKESGKMAAFFDIQTPDEIVIKGFRLVNGAKGMFISPPDQKGKDGKYYESVLLPKEMKTSLEKLAIAEYNKIHN; from the coding sequence ATGAAAATTGTCAGAATGAATCCATTGGAAAACAAAGAGAGTGGAAAGATGGCTGCTTTCTTTGACATTCAAACACCGGATGAAATTGTTATTAAAGGTTTCCGCCTGGTTAATGGTGCGAAAGGAATGTTTATCTCACCGCCTGATCAGAAGGGGAAAGACGGCAAGTATTATGAATCCGTTTTACTGCCGAAAGAAATGAAAACTTCGCTTGAGAAACTTGCGATTGCCGAGTATAACAAAATCCACAACTAA
- a CDS encoding NADP-dependent isocitrate dehydrogenase: protein MTTKIIWTKIDEAPALASYCFLPVLKSFVKGTGIEIEQKDISLAGRIIAAFPEFLTEAQKIPDYLTELGELAKTPETNIIKLPNISASIPQLHEAIKELKVKGYKIPNYPEEPKTEEEKSIKNRYAKILGSAVNPVIREGNADRRASASVKKFAQKYPHKMMKPWPQSGSKTRVAHMLQNDFYGTEKSTTLQNDDNVRIEFVDSAGNVTILKEKLKLLAGEVIDTSIMNVKELRKFYSEQIENAKKDNVLLSLHLKATMMKISDPIMFGHAVSVYFKEALDKYSNLLNEIGANVNNGLMDVLEKLKKLPKEKRIEIETAINKVYETNPELAMVDSRTGKTNLHVPNDVIVDASMPNVVRDGGKMWNRKDELQDCIAMIPDRCYATIYQEIIENAQTHGQFDPATMGAVSNVGLMAQKAEEYGSHDKTFEAKGNGIIHVVNSNNKVLLEQKVEVGDIFRMCQAKDEAIKDWVKLAVRRAKASGSPAIFWLDEKRAHDREIIAKVNKYLPENDITGLEIKILNPVDAMKYTLERTRKGLDTISVTGNVLRDYLTDLFPILELGTSARMLSIVPLLNGGGLFETGAGGSAPKHVQQLLKENHLRWDSLGEYCALVPSLEMIADKSGNVKARILAETLDKATGKYLENSRYPSRKVNEIDNRGSSFYLAYYWAQALADQNSDSEMKIRFSKMADEICVNENKIVDELISVQGKSVDIGGYYMPDDKMANEVMRPSKTFNKIIDEM, encoded by the coding sequence ATGACTACAAAAATTATTTGGACAAAAATTGATGAAGCTCCTGCTTTAGCTTCGTATTGTTTTCTCCCCGTTCTAAAATCATTTGTAAAAGGGACCGGAATTGAAATTGAACAGAAAGATATTTCCTTGGCTGGAAGAATTATTGCCGCTTTTCCGGAATTTTTAACTGAAGCACAAAAAATTCCAGATTATCTAACCGAATTAGGAGAACTTGCTAAAACTCCTGAAACTAATATTATTAAGCTACCTAACATTAGCGCGTCTATTCCTCAACTTCATGAAGCGATAAAGGAATTGAAAGTGAAAGGTTATAAAATTCCAAACTATCCCGAAGAGCCTAAAACGGAAGAAGAAAAATCGATAAAGAATCGGTATGCAAAAATTTTAGGATCTGCAGTAAACCCGGTTATACGTGAAGGTAACGCAGATAGAAGAGCATCTGCCTCGGTGAAAAAATTTGCTCAAAAATATCCTCATAAGATGATGAAACCTTGGCCTCAATCTGGTTCTAAAACAAGGGTTGCTCATATGCTGCAAAATGATTTTTATGGAACCGAAAAATCAACTACGCTGCAAAATGATGATAATGTAAGAATTGAATTTGTTGATTCTGCGGGAAACGTCACAATACTGAAAGAAAAATTGAAATTACTTGCCGGTGAGGTGATTGATACTTCGATAATGAATGTGAAAGAGTTAAGAAAATTTTATTCTGAACAAATAGAGAATGCAAAAAAAGATAATGTGCTTCTATCACTTCATCTAAAAGCAACAATGATGAAAATTTCCGACCCAATTATGTTTGGGCATGCTGTATCTGTTTATTTCAAAGAGGCACTTGATAAATATTCAAATCTGTTGAATGAAATTGGTGCAAATGTAAATAATGGATTGATGGATGTGTTGGAAAAACTAAAAAAACTACCGAAAGAAAAAAGAATTGAAATTGAAACGGCAATTAATAAAGTATATGAGACGAATCCCGAACTTGCTATGGTTGATTCAAGAACAGGGAAAACAAATCTGCACGTTCCTAACGATGTGATAGTTGATGCATCTATGCCTAATGTTGTGCGTGATGGAGGCAAAATGTGGAACCGTAAAGATGAACTGCAAGATTGTATTGCAATGATTCCGGATCGTTGTTATGCGACTATTTATCAAGAAATTATTGAAAATGCACAAACTCACGGACAGTTCGATCCAGCGACAATGGGCGCAGTTTCAAATGTTGGTTTGATGGCACAGAAAGCTGAAGAGTATGGTTCTCATGATAAAACTTTTGAAGCAAAGGGAAATGGAATTATTCATGTTGTAAATTCGAACAATAAAGTGCTACTTGAACAGAAAGTTGAAGTTGGTGATATTTTTAGAATGTGTCAGGCTAAAGATGAAGCGATTAAAGACTGGGTAAAACTTGCTGTGAGAAGAGCTAAAGCAAGCGGTTCACCGGCAATTTTCTGGCTCGATGAAAAAAGAGCTCATGATAGAGAAATTATTGCTAAGGTAAATAAATATTTACCAGAAAATGATATCACTGGTTTAGAAATAAAAATATTAAATCCCGTTGATGCTATGAAATATACTTTAGAGAGAACACGAAAAGGATTAGATACAATTTCTGTAACTGGTAATGTATTACGTGATTATTTAACAGACTTATTCCCAATTCTTGAATTAGGTACAAGCGCGCGAATGCTTTCGATTGTTCCGTTATTAAATGGTGGCGGCTTATTTGAAACTGGTGCCGGAGGTTCAGCGCCAAAACATGTTCAACAGTTACTAAAAGAAAATCATCTGCGGTGGGATTCGTTGGGTGAGTACTGTGCTTTAGTCCCATCTTTGGAAATGATAGCTGATAAGTCTGGAAACGTGAAAGCAAGAATTCTGGCCGAAACGCTCGATAAAGCAACCGGCAAATATTTGGAAAATTCACGGTATCCTTCCCGCAAAGTAAATGAAATTGATAACCGCGGTAGTTCATTCTACCTTGCTTATTATTGGGCCCAGGCATTGGCAGATCAAAATTCAGATTCAGAAATGAAAATTCGTTTTTCTAAAATGGCTGATGAAATTTGCGTAAATGAAAACAAGATTGTTGATGAATTAATTTCTGTTCAAGGAAAATCTGTTGATATTGGCGGTTATTACATGCCTGATGATAAAATGGCAAATGAAGTAATGAGACCAAGTAAAACTTTTAACAAAATTATTGATGAAATGTAA